One stretch of Podospora pseudoanserina strain CBS 124.78 chromosome 4, whole genome shotgun sequence DNA includes these proteins:
- the AHA1 gene encoding Co-chaperone (COG:O; EggNog:ENOG503NVRU), whose product MVLHNPNNWHWVNKDVSVWSKKWFDDNLTKIEAKEGDVSAKISKVVSMDGDCDVAQRKGKVITIFDVKLTLEFTGSTADGDEVSGTITVPEVSHELDEDEFVFDIDVHSESKEKQAVRDLVKSKIVPQLRSEFVKLAPALIAEHGKDLQHPAGSNPSSGFTTPKYHPPTGAQATKATTTTTQSNAGSVVNTTTVTDNEEFRTTAEELYKTFTDPQRIAAFTRAPPKVFEGAKKGGRFELFGGNVSGEYLELEEPKKIVQSWRLDQWPAGHYSKLSIEFDQNDVDHVTVMRVEWTGVPIGQEEPTKQNWLEYYVRSIKRTFGFGTIL is encoded by the exons ATggtcctccacaaccccaacaactgGCACTGGGTCAACAAGGACGTGTCGGTGTGGTCCAAGAAATGGTTTGATGACAACCTGACCAAgatcgaggccaaggagggcGATGTATCGGCCAAGATTAGCAAGGTCGTCAGCATGGACGGCGACTGCGATGTTGCGCAGCGCAAGGGCAAGGTTATCACCATTTTTGATGTCAAGTTAACGTTGGAGTTCACAG GCTCCACTGCCGATGGCGACGAGGTTTCGGGGACCATCACGGTGCCCGAGGTGTCGCACGAgcttgatgaggatgaatTTGTG TTTGACATCGACGTCCACTCCGAGtccaaggagaagcaggctgTCAGAGATCTGGTCAAGTCCAAGATCGTCCCTCAGCTTCGCAGCGAATTCGTCAAGCTGGCTCCCGCCCTCATCGCTGAGCACGGCAAGGACTTACAGCACCCTGCTGGGTCGAACCCATCCAGCGGCTTCACGACCCCCAAGTACCACCCCCCGACCGGCGCCCAAGCCACCAAGGCTActaccacaaccacccagTCCAATGCCGGAAGCGTCGTAAACACCACGACCGTGACCGATAACGAGGAGTTCCGTACCACAGCTGAGGAGCTTTACAAGACCTTCACCGATCCCCAGCGGATAGCTGCATTCACCCGCGCCCCTCCCAAGGTTTTTGAGGGCGCCAAGAAGGGCGGCAGGTTTGAGTTGTTTGGTGGCAACGTGTCTGGCGAGTACCTGGAGTTGGAGGAGCCCAAGAAGATTGTCCAGAGCTGGCGTCTGGACCAGTGGCCCGCTGGCCATTACTCTAAGCTCAGCATTGAGTTTGACCAGAACGACGTTGACCATGTCACGGTCATGCGCGTCGAGTGGACCGGCGTGCCCATCGGCCAAGAGGAGCCCACCAAGCAGAATTGGCTCGAGTATTACGTCCGCAGCATCAAGAGGACTTTTGGTTTTGGCACCATTCTTTGA
- a CDS encoding hypothetical protein (COG:E; EggNog:ENOG503NX6N) gives MSRQFWSPQTRGDDHRRASSAFTHTSICNAPRTTSTTQDSQPFLQQHAIRNPSFKMAPIYKIALIQFQPKDVSPSENFSLSASYIRKAASQGAQLAVLPEYHLTSWCPSHPDFLSSCVESCSYLSQYQSLAKELKIDIVPGTICEVHPSLSAEEVTATSSTGKDEERRVEVRNMAYFISGLTGEVVGRYQKRNLWHPEREHLTAWGKEGGCHRGFDIPGLMFPDGTPVRGGMLICWDMVFPEGFRELIGDGVELVVIPSFWLVTEDFGEGDEGERERARRGEEEFLRGVVVTRAFENTAAVVFVNAGGLSQVGLPGVGNQGGVMGVETEEMRVVEVDLGRGRGLERRYKIREDMRGVEWGYGVYHGEERKGGGR, from the exons ATGTCACGACAGTTTTGGTCTCCACAGACGCGGGGTGATGATCACCGCAGAGCCTCATCGGCTTTCACACACACCTCGATTTGCAATGCTCCAAGAACTACTTCAACAACCCAGGACTCTCAACCTTTTCTACAGCAGCACGCAATTAGAAACCCATCGTTTAAAATGGCACCTATTTACAAAATCGCCCTCATCCAGTTCCAGCCAAAG GATGTGTCCCCCTCGGAGAACTTTTCCCTCTCGGCCTCGTACATCCGCAAGGCAGCCTCCCAAGGGGCCCAGCTGGCTGTTCTGCCCGAGTATCACCTCACCTCTTGGtgcccctcccacccagactttctctcctcctgcGTCGAGTCTTGCTCTTACCTCTCTCAGTACCAATCATTGGCGAAGGAACTCAAAATTGATATCGTTCCTGGAACCATCTGCGAGGTCCACCCTTCGCTTTCGGCTGAGGAGGTCACTGCTACTTCTAGCACCGGCAAAGATGAAGAACGTcgggtggaggtgaggaacATGGCTTACTTCATCTCGGGGTTGACAGGGGAGGTAGTGGGACGGTATCAAAAGCGGAATCTGTGGCACCCCGAACGGGAGCATTTGACTGCctgggggaaggaggggggttgtcaCAGGGGGTTTGATATCCCTGGGTTAATGTTCCCTGACGGAACCCcggtgaggggagggatgttgATTTGTTGGGATATGGTTTTTCCGGAGGGGTTTAGGGAGTTgattggggatggggtggaacTGGTTGTTATACCTAGTTTTTGGTTGGTGACGGaggattttggggagggggatgaaggggaaagggagagggcgaggaggggggaggaggagtttttacggggggtggtggttacgAGGGCGTTTGAGAATACGGCTGCGGTTGTGTTTGTTAATGCTGGGGGTTTGAGTCAGGTTGGGTTGCCGGGGGTTGGGAATCAGGGGGGCGTTATGGGGGttgagacggaggagatgagggttgtggaggttgatcttgggcgggggagggggttggagaggaggtatAAGATTAGGGAGGAtatgaggggggtggagtggGGGTATGGGGTTTAtcatggggaggagaggaagggcgGCGGTCGTTAG
- a CDS encoding hypothetical protein (EggNog:ENOG503NV51) — translation MQPMMSSSRDPTARLRAGLNPLLTASLGVYHPQHNNGTPHSALSVSSHGAFSSNQTPLSAIQPYNPQQWITSPTAGPGQEPMQTAAIQEPQGSPLPPPPYSPPRSARPMSMNFDQGPAANISVARAPHPPLQRAATESPVANTSFPPPPGTRGPSRERRFGLPSLTRRREPEPAIAPLDPSPQQSSRSLSGLLSRPAGGHPGPLTLQIPYQVPQRTDSDSSQNMAPGARRAVSTPAVATPTSARSRSSSQHRWDPSMPVPPPPPGPPPSSSRSQSMQRLQSGSDPIVSPPTRRPPPTGVAALGPVPLTPANWREGDNLPGPPGQHQQQQQQHADSPATVGVQLSETSSVASSGAGAQTESATSSAPSSAGGLVRRSPVVRGDKTLLERRSESRTRLATRGSMDTTHSPHGLSDIVIPGSSSGGLQRRLTIGRGTPRTGRTSETPKTGESIDTPESRTPRASGSQGVSGQVTPTRLSPSSQKHPERHAVPRALPTPPTGSRSSSTHRGMGPDMPMSAPLSPSHNFPVSKHMVITQSSEQFARGTVDRFAAFADREASAANDAERVRLFAEFFVNESRIRRERYGAAIGAMGSEVLDLTRDLFRPMPVRRESINSATSGTVELTPQSSEPRSHRGSIGSAFEGNHGASSSAVQTPTSLSQQQQQQQSPSPSGNQNWPSNNYMPSLSPILSMSVSDAVDEQDSRGRPASRWWEADSTGAPSSRIERSKRESKYMGVPKEAREALQWIDEPQLSPAGSSKRASHGYPPEKTGWHDTDQSMTPQALSRNSVASSSTAPNTPNPDHLDVSRLVTLPPPYPRHHPAVNNNHPELTEIRTSIRTVSDLTEVTAIQEAYKQSSSQKRLALDEALKKDRVTLRQNLHQDISSGALSYADAARIEADATAAEHTKLKDLEKSDFDEFQTVVVMPVNEILQSRINTATELFDNLRSRLFDETHRSNPNLPQEEGDEQPELLEKLTLLKWIFEARETLHRALYDLLSSRNDHYRDLVLVPYKLAQQDDKVASAKAFFIEDANKRQLAFAEEVLHRTQEFRDVVEETVVRGVEVQLNAFWDIAPDLKRLLDKIPTDMEGFHIQIPALEMAENPSYTEHPLQYLFSLLLHAEKSTYQFIESQTNLLCLLHEVKEAVVAAKGKVMEAEGRDGGRVEEMRREEAGRLTDDLKDKVRVVQDQWNSALGETVGGVKERVGGWLLETGGWDESFEEGGVGGV, via the exons ATGCAACCTATGATGAGCTCTTCACGGGATCCGACCGCGCGCCTTCGTGCTGGACTGAATCCGCTCCTCACAGCATCGTTGGGTGTATACCACCCTCAGCACAACAACGGCACACCTCATTCGGCGCTGTCAGTCAGCTCTCATGGCGCCTTTTCATCCAACCAAACTCCATTGAGCGCCATCCAGCCATACAATCCGCAGCAATGGATCACTTCACCGACTGCGGGACCTGGCCAGGAACCGATGCAGACGGCTGCCATCCAGGAGCCTCAAG GATCACcgctgccaccgccgccatatTCACCCCCCCGCAGTGCCAGACCGATGAGCATGAACTTCGATCAGGGTCCAGCTGCCAATATCTCAGTTGCTCGagcaccacatcccccttTGCAGAGAGCGGCTACCGAATCTCCAGTGGCCAACACATCGTTTCCGCCTCCGCCTGGAACGAGGGGCCCTTCCCGAGAAAGACGATTCGGCCTCCCCTCGCTGACAAGACGTCGTGAGCCCGAGCCAGCCATAGCACCACTTGATCCGAGTCCGCAACAATCATCCCGCTCGCTCAGCGGGCTGTTGTCTCGTCCGGCTGGTGGTCACCCAGGGCCTTTGACGCTGCAGATACCCTACCAAGTGCCACAACGAACAGATTCCGACTCCTCCCAGAACATGGCCCCGGGCGCTCGACGAGCTGTCTCGACACCCGCGGTGGCTACTCCCACATCAGCTAGATCACGCTCTTCGTCTCAGCATCGATGGGACCCATCGATGCCAgtccccccaccaccacctgggccaccaccctcgtcaaGCAGATCTCAGAGCATGCAGCGGCTACAATCTGGAAGTGACCCTATTGTCTCACCGCCAACccgccgaccaccaccaaccggAGTGGCTGCTCTGGGTCCTGTGCCCTTGACGCCAGCCAACTGGAGAGAGGGCGACAACCTCCCTGGGCCACCAGGgcaacatcagcagcagcaacaacaacatgctGACTCACCAGCCACGGTCGGCGTTCAGCTTTCAGAGACGTCCAGTGTTGCAAGCTCAGGAGCTGGAGCGCAGACCGAATCTGCTACATCTTCGGCGCCCAGTTCCGCAGGTGGGCTTGTCCGAAGGAGTCCTGTGGTCAGGGGAGACAAGACGCTGCTGGAGCGGCGGAGCGAAAGCCGGACCAGGCTAGCTACACGAGGGTCTATGGACACAACACACTCGCCTCATGGCCTGTCTGATATTGTGATTCCTGGTTCGTCCTCCGGTGGGCTGCAACGGCGCCTAACAATCGGAAGAGGCACGCCAAGGACCGGAAGGACGAGCGAGACGCCAAAAACCGGTGAATCGATTGACACGCCAGAATCTAGGACCCCCCGAGCTTCCGGTTCTCAAGGTGTGTCTGGCCAGGTGACACCAACAAGACTCTCGCCCAGTTCCCAAAAACATCCTGAAAGACATGCGGTTCCAAGGGCGTTGCCAACCCCGCCCACTGGCAGCAGGTCGTCCTCGACACACCGGGGCATGGGGCCGGACATGCCGATGTCGGCTCCTCTTTCGCCATCACACAATTTTCCCGTGTCCAAGCATATGGTGATCACGCAGAGCAGCGAGCAGTTTGCTCGTGGTACTGTTGACCGCTTTGCAGCCTTCGCCGACCGAGAAGCATCTGCCGCCAACGATGCCGAGCGAGTTAGATTGTTTGCCGAGTTCTTTGTCAACGAGTCAAGGATACGGAGGGAACGATACGGTGCTGCCATTGGGGCGATGGGTTCTGAGGTGCTGGACTTGACCCGTGATCTGTTTAGGCCGATGCCAGTCCGGAGAGAGTCGATCAATTCGGCCACCAGCGGGACCGTGGAGTTGACACCACAATCGTCAGAACCGAGATCGCATCGTGGGTCGATTGGATCTGCGTTTGAAGGAAACCATGGGGCTTCGTCATCAGCGGTTCAAACACCGACGTCTCTgagtcagcagcagcagcagcagcagtcaccatcaccctctgGGAACCAAAACTGGCCTTCAAACAACTACATGCCATCGTTGTCGCCGATTCTCAGCATGAGCGTCAGTGATGCTGTGGATGAGCAGGACTCGAGGGGACGGCCGGCTagcaggtggtgggaggCCGACTCTACAGGTGCTCCGTCGTCCAGGATAGAGAGGTCAAAGCGGGAGTCAAAATATATGGGTGTGCCTAAAGAGGCTCGAGAAGCACTGCAATGGATCGATGAGCCGCAATTGTCGCCTGCTGGTTCAAGCAAGCGGGCCTCCCACGGGTACCCCCCTGAAAAGACAGGATGGCACGATACAGACCAATCCATGACACCGCAGGCTCTTTCTCGCAACTCGGTTGCTTCATCTTCGACAGCCCCCAACACACCAAACCCAGATCACCTCGACGTATCCCGTCTAGTgaccctcccacctccttaTCCCCGACATCACCCAGcagtcaacaacaaccaccccgaGTTGACCGAAATCCGCACCTCGATCCGCACCGTCAGTGACCTCACCGAGGTAACCGCCATCCAAGAAGCCTACAAGCAATCCTCTTCCCAAAAAcgcctcgccctcgacgaAGCGCTAAAAAAAGACCGCGTCACCCTGcgccaaaacctccaccaAGACATTTCCTCGGGCGCGCTCTCCTACGCAGACGCAGCCCGCATCGAAGCCGACGCCACAGCCGCCGAGCACACCAAACTCAAAGACCTCGAAAAGTCTGACTTTGACGAATTCCAAACCGTCGTCGTAATGCCCGTGAACGAGATCCTTCAAAGCAGGATCAACACCGCCACCGAACTCTTTGACAACCTCCGCTCCCGCCTCTTCGACGAAACCCACAgatccaaccccaacctcccccaggAAGAAGGCGACGAGCAGCCTGAACTATTGGAGAAACTAACCCTCCTCAAATGGATCTTTGAAGCCCGCGAAACGTTACACCGGGCGTTGTacgacctcctctcctcccgcaacGACCACTACCgcgacctcgtcctcgtcccctACAAACTCGCCCAGCAAGACGATAAAGTCGCCTCTGCCAAGGCCTTCTTCATCGAAGACGCGAATAAACGCCAGCTAGCCTTTGCAGAGGAAGTCCTCCATCGCACGCAAGAGTTCCGCGATGTAGTCGAGGAGACCGTCGTTAGGGGTGTGGAAGTGCAACTCAACGCCTTTTGGGACATTGCGCCCGACCTCAAGCGTCTCCTCGACAAGATCCCGACTGATATGGAAGGTTTCCACATCCAGATACCAGCGTTGGAGATGGCCGAGAACCCGAGCTACACCGAGCACCCTTTGCAGTATCTCTTCAGTTTGTTGCTGCATGCGGAGAAGAGCACGTATCAGTTTATCGAGAGTCAGACGAACTTGCTTTGCTTGCTGCATGAGGTTAAGGAGGCGGTGGTAGCTGCCAAGGggaaggtgatggaggcggaggggagggatggggggagggtggaggagatgagacgggaggaggcggggaggttgacggATGATTTGAAGGATAAGGTTAGGGTTGTGCAGGATCAGTGGAATAGTGCGCTGGGGGAGACGGTGGGCGGGGTGAAGGAacgggtggggggttggttgttggagacgggggggtgggatgagagttttgaggagggaggtgtcgGTGGTGTTTAG
- a CDS encoding hypothetical protein (EggNog:ENOG503PF84) has translation MTDKVNVDSATCPEDANSTDCLLRLVLAALDKQTANTAEEFNWDPLTFFFTAPIGLFAALFAAITIYQAVLSSGPGRRKSNRRAIGPWALKTKTEWSWRDLNSLSIASTPVLRADDFLQTMGGRREWHIFRESRESQDKVLSSTEGARALYGTMCLRRLERVGEEYNKFFGTEKPGQCSATWLRFLSHVKLHRITFGTALVETTMADYLPADLVAAPAYAEIGFLIAAAAASGAHSMIFTGSESSHYPVIIGDSFQLDFRQHPVMGIVGVFSQHGQLSRLPLKEHDKKTNEPFASRPIWHDYRQSTKAIVAILHARGEVYCWPQWNHRSRGCQLLNTITLRKWLPIGITQSMHDIYWQELCRRFADGYGELQWLLGADIELNGIPSIFPGKLSRRNPNLLSLLALHHNFWCHSGGIRMDSSVSQSSRSSLVAFPEEVTVSMRGSESSRLRIRLVMDTSVLPTDVTAKMIAGIYKFIDGEDIDQLRWSDEFNFHFTEIQAMNLMSDVRLHLGNKSKEPQGDRPVTHVVVRTPLLDVCQDLVFGLDKFQARLDAMSALERQYLRALIYLQIKMLDYWLLEVCGEYLPIARTLRLLVVTAILLDVETQVQHGEEEGVVVGSHPHRQWNHDIVDSSPYPPPTAKHLNTLENLDRLLEATSDPNSHHLFPGVNRTMEKIHPWGWDNSVVKALKNFLDKCHRNHGPRKGTVPGTRLGRGGSTTAQGSQAQHDDGPEVETDGEGLNYQPPDRDIQFGESETRTFEEVLDDLLVWRALLVAALFWSAPDNSQVLKSGIWEQVIPVL, from the exons ATGACCGACAAAGTCAATGTCGACAGTGCAACTTGTCCCGAAGACGCAAACTCAACCGACTGCCTGTTGCGACTTGTCCTCGCTGCACTTGATAAACAGACGGCCAACACAGCGGAAGAATTCAACTGGGACCctctcaccttcttcttcactgCACCCATCGGTCTTTTCGCCGCGCTTTTCGCTGCCATTACTATCTATCAAGCAGTCCTGTCTTCTGGACCGGGACGTCGAAAATCCAATCGTCGAGCGATTGGTCCCTGGGCTCTGAAGACCAAAACAGAATGGAGTTGGAGGGACTTAAACAGCTTGTCCATTGCTTCGACACCCGTCCTTCGCGCTGATGATTTTTTGCAAACAatgggagggcggagggAGTGGCATATCTTTCGGGAATCTCGCGAATCCCAAGACAAAGTGCTTTCCAGCACAGAAGGCGCCCGGGCCCTTTATGGAACGATGTGCTTGAGAAGACTTGAacgggttggtgaggagtACAACAAATTCTTCGGTACCGAGAAACCCGGTCAGTGTAGCGCGACCTGGCTACGGTTCCTGAGCCACGTCAAGCTCCATAGAATCACATTCGGAACGGCACTTGTCGAGACGACTATGGCGGACTACCTCCCAGCCGATCTCGTGGCTGCGCCAGCATATGCCGAGATTGGCTTTCTcattgcagcagcagcagcatccgGAGCCCACTCAATGATATTCACTGGGTCCGAATCATCGCACTATCCGGTTATCATTGGAGACAGTTTTCAGCTCGACTTTCGCCAACACCCCGTCATGGGGATCGTGGGCGTGTTTTCTCAGCACGGGCAGCTTTCTCGCCTACCTTTGAAGGAGCACGATAAAAAGACGAATGAGCCTTTCGCAAGCCGTCCTATCTGGCATGATTATCGCCAAAGCACCAAAGCCATAGTAGCTATACTGCACGCCCGGGGCGAGGTGTATTGCTGGCCTCAGTGGAACCATCGTTCTCGAGGGTGTCAATTGCTAAATACCATAACACTGAGAAAATGGCTACCTATCGGTATCACCCAATCGATGCACGACATTTATTGGCAGGAGTTATGCCGCAGATTTGCTGATGGCTACGGAGAACTGCAATGGTTACTGGGGGCTGATATCGA GTTGAACGGTATTCCATCAATCTTCCCTGGGAAGCTGTCAAGAcgcaaccccaacctcctttcGCTCCTTGCACTTCACCACAATTTCTGGTGTCATTCAGGCGGGATCAGAATGGACAGTTCGGTCTCCCAGAGCTCCAGATCAAGCCTTGTTGCCTTTCCAGAAGAGGTCACCGTCAGCATGCGGGGCTCTGAATCTTCAAGGTTGAGAATTCGTCTTGTTATGGACACCTCAGTTCTCCCTACGGATGTCACAGCAAAAATGATTGCTGGTATTTACAAATTCATTGACGGAGAAGATATTGATCAGCTCCGATGGAGCGACGAATTCAACTTTCACTTCACCGAAATTCAAGCCATGAATCTCATGTCAGATGTTCGCTTACATTTAGGAAACAAATCAAAAGAACCCCAAGGCGACCGACCTGTCACTCACGTAGTGGTTAGAACTCCACTTCTTGATGTCTGCCAGGACCTTGTGTTTGGGTTGGACAAGTTTCAGGCAAGGCTTGACGCCATGTCCGCGCTCGAGCGTCAGTACTTACGTGCTCTGATCTATCTGCAAATTAAGATGCTCGATTATTGGCTTCTTGAGGTTTGTGGCGAGTACCTCCCGATAGCACGAACTTTGCGGCTGCTTGTTGTTACTGCAATTTTACTGGACGTGGAAACCCAGGTTCAacatggtgaagaggagggagtggttgtTGGATCACACCCACACCGACAGTGGAATCATGACATTGTGGACTCGTCACCGTACCCGCCGCCTACTGCAAAGCACCTTAACACTTTGGAAAATCTTGACAGGTTGCTCGAAGCGACAAGTGACCCCAACAGCCACCATCTGTTCCCAGGTGTAAATCGAACCATGGAAAAGATACACCCGTGGGGCTGGGATAACTCGGTCGTCAAAGCCTTGAAAAACTTTCTGGATAAATGTCACCGCAACCATGGGCCTAGGAAGGGCACGGTCCCGGGAACCCGTcttggtcgtggtggttCGACGACTGCTCAGGGTTCCCAGGCAcagcatgatgatgggccgGAAGTAGAGACTGATGGGGAAGGTCTCAACTACCAACCTCCAGACAGAGACATCCAATTCGGTGAGAGCGAGACAAGAACGTTCGAGGAAGTATTGGATGATCTTCTTGTCTGGAGGGCTCTCTTAGTTGCGGCATTGTTTTGGTCGGCTCCTGACAATAGCCAGGTTTTGAAGTCGGGAATATGGGAACAGGTCATTCCCGTTCTTTAG